The nucleotide sequence GCGAGCGGCTGCGCACGGTGCTGCTGACGAAGCCGATGATGGCGATCAGCGACAGTGCGCCGGAGATCACGCCCAGCCAGAAGTTCGGGAACAGGCGCGAGTCGCGCACCGAACCGAACGAGGAGAACGCTTCGAACAGCCGCTTGCTGTCGTCCAGCATCTTGGTGGAGCCGGCGGTCAGCGCGGCGGCCGAGGACTGCGCCGAGAACAGCTGGCGCGAGCTGGCCAGGATCGCGTCGGCGTCCTGCTTCATGGTGTCCCACTGCTTCTGCGACTGCTCCAGTGCAGCCAGCGCGCCGGCGTTGCGGACCGGGGCGATGCCCAGTTCGTCATTGCCGTTGCGCAGAGCGTCCAGCACCTGGGTGAACACCACCGAGTCGCGGGCCAGTGCGTCGCCCGCGGCAGCGGCGTTGCCGCCACCGGCGCGCATTTCGGTCACGCGGCGGGCCATCGAGCCCACCACCACGACCTGCTGCAGGGCGTTGTACACCTGCGACGCCGGGGCGCCGCCGGCCGACATGGCGCGGACCACTTCGTTCAGCTGGGCCTGCAGCGCCGGGACGCCGTTGACGAAGTTGTTGGCGTTGCCGGCCAGGGCCAGTACGGCCGGCTCGCTGGCGACCAGCTGGGCGGCGCTCTTGCCGAGCGGCTCCCAGGTCTGGGTCAGCTGGTTGAGCGGACCGGACACGTTGGTTTCGTTGCCGTAGCGCCCCTGCAGGCTGCTCACGGTGCTTTCGATGCGGGTCTTGGTGTCCTTGAAGGCGGTGAAGGCCTGGGCGTTGCCCGAGACCGCTTCACGACCCTGGTTGGCCAGCTGCTGGGACAGCACCTGCAGGTCGGCCGCGCCGGTGCTGGCGCCGGCCAGGCGACTGCCCTGCCAGGTGGCCACGCCGGTGTTGAGACCGAACACGATCAGCGACAGGGCCAGCAGGCCCAGCCAGAAATTGGTACCCACCGAGCCCAGCTTGCCGGCCTTGGCAGTTTCCGAAGAAGTACTCATCGTTCAACCTCGATCTTCAATACGGTAAGGAAGCCAGCAGCGTTCATGCCGCGGCCTGCCTGAATTCGGGGGTACGGGACAGCAGCGACAGCGAGAACACGCCCCAGTCGCGGCCTTCGCCGTGGAACGCGCGGTCCACGAAGTGCGCGTAACGGCCGCTGGCCAGCTCACCGGCGCCGGTGTCCTGGTCCAGGTCGAAGCTGCGCTGGCCGAACAGTTCGTCGATGGTCAGGGCCACGTCGCCGCCGGCCTGGCGCATGATCAACACGCGCTGGCCTTCCTGCTGCACGGTGCGCTCGCCTTCCATGAAGTACT is from Stenotrophomonas bentonitica and encodes:
- a CDS encoding chemotaxis protein CheW yields the protein MRSPFDILEAYERRSLAHAVQLPERQFARDLWRGVGYRVGKRHLVSDFREVVEIVPMPPITPVPGAQPWLLGVGNLRGNLFPVVDLKYFMEGERTVQQEGQRVLIMRQAGGDVALTIDELFGQRSFDLDQDTGAGELASGRYAHFVDRAFHGEGRDWGVFSLSLLSRTPEFRQAAA